The DNA segment ACCGCAATCAGGCGCATGAGCGCCAGCAAGTCGCCCACCGGATCCTTGGCCCACATGCGGAGCACGCTTCGACGTCCTGCTATCACCTCTGGTTGCAGCTTCCCGAACCCTGGCGAATGGATTCGTTCTCGGCAACGGCCCTGCGCGAAGGAGTAAGGGTAATCACCGCCGATGCGTTCGCGGTGAAACGGGATCACGCGCCGCATGCAGTGAGGCTCTGCCTCGGAGCGGCACACTCCCTGCCACAGATCGCGCTCGGCTTGAACCGGCTGATGGGACTGCTCAACTCGCAGCCCAAGCCGCACATGGATCTGCAATCGATCGGCTATGTCTAGCCGGGCAAAGCCGTACGAGGGGTAGAATCCAAAGCCGCCTAAGCGCGAGCCCTTCGCAGGACGCGTCCGTTGTACACCGTACCCTCGGCCTGACCTTGCGCGCCCCGGCGAACCGCCACGCGATCGAGCTGCGGAAACTGGGGTTCCAGCTTTTCCCAGATCCAGCGCGCGACATTCTCGAGCGACGGCACGGACAGCCCCTCGATCTCGTTGAGATATTTGTGGTCGAGGGTCATCCGGACGACCTCTATCTGCTGCTCCAGCTCATAGAGATTGGCCGGCCAGCCAAAGACCGGGTCGGGGTCTCCGACGAGGTGGACGCTGACCTGGAACGAGTGACCGTGGAGGCCCGAGTAAGGCTGCAGCTGGTGTGCTGCCTCGAAGGTGAACTCCTTGTAAGTCTCGATCATTTTGCCGTCCTGCCCATCGTCATGCTCAACCTGGTGCCGGATATCTGCCACCGGCTTCCGAGCCGGTCAATTCGATCAAAACAAGAAACATCCGCTTGCTACTTGTTGATGCACGATATCGTGCTGATTATTGTGGCATATTCAACGTCGTTAATGTGTTTTTCAGTGACCTTTGGCATGGTCCGATGCAAACTGACGGTGCCGGGGAGTACGTGCTATGAATCATCTTGTGTCTTCAATCATCCGCGCAGTCGCAGTGGCGACGTCATTGGCACTTTTCGCGCTGACGTCGGCTCAGGCCGAAGACGGCAAACTGCAGGCACCCAAGGGCACCCCGATCCTGGTCATCGAAGGCAAGATCAGCGCCACAAATGGCAATGGTGTGGCTTCGTTTGACCGCGACATGCTCGAAGCGCTCGGCGTTACGTCGATCGAGACCACGACGCCGTGGTTTACGGGCATGGTCAAGTTCGAGGGCGTTCCGCTCCAGAAGATCATGGAGCTGGTGGGCGCCGACGGCAAGGAAGCCGTTGCAGTTGCCCTCAACGACTACAAGACGACGATCCCGACTGAGGATTTTGCGCTCCACAACGTTCTGTTGGCGCTCAAGCGCGACGGCCAGTACATGGAGGTCAGCGACAAGGGCCCGCTGTTCATCGTCTATCCCTATGACAGCAAGCCGGAGCTTCAGAGCCAGAAGTTCTATTCGCGCTCGGTTTGGCAGCTGGCCCGGTTGATCATCCGGTAGGGAAGATGTCATGGCCGCTTTGTTGGCGCCTGGATCCCGCCGTGCATTTGCATTCCATCTGCTCAAGGCACTGCTGATCGGCACCATTGCCGTCTTCGCTGTCGCAGCTGCC comes from the Aminobacter aminovorans genome and includes:
- a CDS encoding 6-pyruvoyl trahydropterin synthase family protein, which gives rise to MIETYKEFTFEAAHQLQPYSGLHGHSFQVSVHLVGDPDPVFGWPANLYELEQQIEVVRMTLDHKYLNEIEGLSVPSLENVARWIWEKLEPQFPQLDRVAVRRGAQGQAEGTVYNGRVLRRARA
- a CDS encoding molybdopterin-dependent oxidoreductase gives rise to the protein MNHLVSSIIRAVAVATSLALFALTSAQAEDGKLQAPKGTPILVIEGKISATNGNGVASFDRDMLEALGVTSIETTTPWFTGMVKFEGVPLQKIMELVGADGKEAVAVALNDYKTTIPTEDFALHNVLLALKRDGQYMEVSDKGPLFIVYPYDSKPELQSQKFYSRSVWQLARLIIR